The following proteins come from a genomic window of Oncorhynchus clarkii lewisi isolate Uvic-CL-2024 chromosome 23, UVic_Ocla_1.0, whole genome shotgun sequence:
- the LOC139381352 gene encoding transmembrane protein 100-like, protein MGCSSGRQPPAPVLQPDLDCGSSIPPESPHRGDLVQPPESLSTLERLAQATGGTEKSWYRCVFPFGVISLVIGVAGTGVTFMYNTPDLHQTKVVSMVLLVVGMVMLLMAAVCWRDHRLKRRKKKEGGFFCSEQGTL, encoded by the coding sequence ATGGGCTGCTCCTCGGGACGCCAACCCCCGGCCCCGGTGCTTCAACCAGACCTGGACTGTGGCAGCAGCATACCTCCGGAATCTCCCCATAGAGGGGACCTGGTCCAACCCCCAGAGTCCCTCTCCACACTAGAACGACTAGCCCAGGCCACTGGCGGCACGGAGAAGTCTTGGTACCGCTGTGTGTTCCCATTTGGGGTTATCTCCCTGGTGATTGGTGTGGCGGGGACAGGGGTCACCTTCATGTATAACACGCCAGACCTGCACCAGACCAAGGTGGTGTCCATGGTGTTGCTGGTGGTTGGGATGGTCATGCTGTTGATGGCGGCAGTCTGCTGGAGGGACCACAGACTgaagagaaggaagaagaaggagggagggttCTTCTGCTCTGAACAGGGCACCTTGTGA